One window of the Pseudomonas knackmussii B13 genome contains the following:
- a CDS encoding type II toxin-antitoxin system VapC family toxin, whose product MILLDTNVLSELMRAKPDPAVVAWIDAQPVNDLHISAITVAEILYGIARMPDGKRKQALHDLALVMFEEDFAGNILPFDTDAAVHYAELVAESESRGKIADMADGQIAAIARLHGAQIATRNVRHFEHFGVSLTDPWKD is encoded by the coding sequence ATGATCCTGCTCGACACCAATGTTCTTTCGGAACTGATGCGAGCCAAGCCGGACCCAGCGGTGGTCGCCTGGATCGATGCGCAGCCTGTGAATGACTTGCACATCAGTGCCATCACCGTGGCAGAGATTCTCTACGGCATTGCCCGGATGCCCGATGGGAAGCGTAAGCAGGCCCTGCATGACTTGGCCCTCGTGATGTTCGAGGAAGACTTCGCCGGCAACATCCTGCCATTCGATACCGACGCCGCGGTGCACTACGCCGAGCTGGTAGCGGAGAGTGAGTCCAGGGGAAAAATCGCCGATATGGCGGACGGGCAGATTGCGGCAATTGCCCGGCTGCATGGCGCACAAATCGCTACGCGGAATGTCCGCCATTTCGAGCACTTCGGGGTTTCGCTGACAGATCCGTGGAAGGACTGA
- a CDS encoding FitA-like ribbon-helix-helix domain-containing protein produces the protein MASITIRNLDEDLKAKLRVVAASHGRSMEEEVRVILAKALSREEKREGLGSRIHARFASMGGADIEIPARTTKARAADFDE, from the coding sequence ATGGCCAGCATCACCATTCGAAACCTGGACGAAGACCTCAAGGCCAAGCTCCGCGTGGTCGCCGCCAGCCACGGCCGTTCGATGGAGGAGGAGGTGCGGGTCATCCTCGCCAAGGCGCTTTCCAGGGAAGAGAAGCGCGAAGGTCTGGGTAGCCGGATTCATGCGCGCTTCGCGTCTATGGGCGGGGCCGATATCGAGATACCGGCTCGCACGACCAAGGCTCGTGCTGCGGACTTCGACGAATGA
- a CDS encoding DUF6988 family protein, with the protein MTIELDDVLTRSRELHRAIEAHLNNAVLEDSSRSESSFYMCTLSLEHGAGLRALISQGNAVSATALMRLQYEALVRGIWIEYAANEAQLEKICQPLTLETEQAAKSLPGLDDMLKKLENTPSAPQMAVIQLVDFKRVMLKALNSYVHGGLHPLRRHAEGFPIPLAIEVVRNSNGLATMAGMMMALLTRDPTITQPMRHIQLKFHDCLPQLLYPAAKA; encoded by the coding sequence ATGACCATCGAACTGGATGACGTGCTGACACGTTCGCGCGAACTGCACAGGGCAATCGAAGCGCATCTGAACAATGCAGTTCTGGAGGACTCTTCCCGCTCGGAAAGCAGCTTCTACATGTGCACGCTTTCGCTGGAGCACGGAGCGGGCCTTCGAGCCCTGATCTCACAAGGCAACGCCGTTTCGGCAACAGCGCTCATGCGTCTCCAGTACGAAGCGCTGGTAAGAGGCATCTGGATTGAATACGCCGCAAACGAAGCCCAGCTGGAGAAGATCTGCCAGCCCCTTACGCTGGAAACTGAACAAGCTGCGAAAAGCCTTCCTGGATTGGATGACATGCTGAAGAAGCTGGAGAACACACCAAGTGCTCCGCAAATGGCTGTTATTCAGCTCGTGGACTTCAAGCGAGTGATGCTTAAAGCCCTGAACTCGTACGTTCATGGCGGCCTCCATCCTCTACGGCGACACGCCGAAGGTTTTCCCATTCCGCTAGCAATAGAAGTCGTCAGGAACTCCAACGGCCTGGCAACGATGGCGGGAATGATGATGGCTCTACTAACTCGAGATCCCACAATCACCCAGCCAATGAGGCATATCCAACTGAAGTTCCACGACTGCCTCCCTCAACTTCTATATCCAGCAGCCAAGGCGTAA
- the dxs gene encoding 1-deoxy-D-xylulose-5-phosphate synthase codes for MPTTFHEIPRERPATPLLDRASTPVELRRLGEAELVTLADELRQYLLYTVGQTGGHFGAGLGVVELTIALHYVFDTPDDRLVWDVGHQAYPHKILTGRRERMGTLRQKDGLAAFPRRSESEYDTFGVGHSSTSISAALGMAIAARMQGSGRKSVAVIGDGALTAGMAFEALNHASDVQADMLVILNDNDMSISHNVGGLSNYLAKILSSRTYSSMREGSKKVLSRLPGAWEIARRTEEYAKGMLVPGTLFEELGWNYIGPIDGHDLPTLVATLRNMRDLKGPQFLHVITKKGKGFGPAELDPIGYHAITKLEPAGAAPKKAGGPKYSNVFGQWLCDMASQDPRLVGITPAMKEGSDLVAFAERFPDRYFDVAIAEQHAVTLAAGMACDGVKPVVAIYSTFLQRGYDQLIHDVAVQNLDVLFAIDRAGLVGEDGPTHAGSFDLSYLRCIPGILVMTPSDEDELRKLLTTGYLFEGPAAVRYPRGSGPNTPIEPALEPVEIGKGVVRRRGSAGKVAILAFGVQLAEALQVAERFDATVVDMRFVKPLDEALVRELADSHELLVTIEENAVMGGAGAAVSEFLAHENRQQPILHLGLPDYYVEHAKPSQMLAECGLDAAGIERAIAERLAQLG; via the coding sequence ATGCCCACGACGTTCCACGAGATTCCCCGCGAGCGCCCCGCCACGCCCCTGCTGGACCGAGCCAGCACGCCGGTCGAGCTGCGCCGTCTCGGCGAGGCTGAGCTCGTCACCCTCGCTGACGAACTGCGCCAGTACCTGCTGTACACCGTCGGCCAGACCGGCGGGCACTTTGGCGCCGGCCTCGGTGTGGTCGAGCTGACCATCGCTCTGCACTACGTCTTCGACACCCCGGACGACCGCCTGGTGTGGGACGTGGGCCACCAGGCCTACCCGCACAAGATCCTCACCGGCCGCCGCGAGCGCATGGGCACGCTGCGCCAGAAGGACGGCCTGGCCGCCTTCCCGCGCCGCAGCGAGAGCGAGTACGACACCTTCGGCGTCGGGCATTCCAGTACCTCCATCAGCGCCGCGCTTGGCATGGCCATCGCCGCGCGCATGCAGGGTTCGGGGCGCAAGTCGGTGGCGGTGATCGGTGACGGCGCGCTGACCGCCGGCATGGCCTTCGAGGCGCTGAACCACGCGTCCGACGTGCAGGCCGACATGCTGGTGATCCTCAACGACAACGACATGTCGATCTCGCACAACGTCGGCGGCCTGTCGAACTACCTGGCGAAGATCCTCTCCAGCCGCACCTACAGCAGCATGCGCGAAGGCAGCAAGAAGGTGCTCTCGCGCCTGCCCGGCGCCTGGGAGATCGCCCGCCGCACCGAGGAATACGCCAAGGGCATGCTGGTCCCCGGCACCCTCTTCGAGGAGCTGGGCTGGAACTACATCGGCCCGATCGACGGCCACGACCTGCCGACCCTGGTCGCCACGCTGCGCAACATGCGCGACCTCAAGGGCCCGCAGTTCCTCCACGTGATCACCAAGAAGGGCAAGGGCTTCGGCCCGGCGGAACTGGACCCCATCGGCTACCACGCGATCACCAAGCTGGAGCCGGCCGGCGCCGCGCCGAAGAAGGCCGGCGGTCCGAAGTACTCGAACGTGTTCGGCCAGTGGCTGTGCGACATGGCGTCGCAGGACCCGCGCCTTGTCGGCATCACCCCGGCGATGAAGGAAGGCTCCGACCTGGTCGCCTTTGCCGAGCGCTTCCCGGACCGCTACTTCGACGTCGCCATCGCCGAGCAGCACGCCGTGACCCTGGCGGCCGGCATGGCCTGCGACGGCGTCAAGCCGGTGGTGGCGATCTACTCCACCTTCCTGCAGCGCGGTTATGACCAGCTGATCCACGACGTCGCAGTGCAGAACCTCGACGTGCTCTTCGCCATCGACCGCGCCGGCCTGGTCGGCGAAGACGGCCCGACCCACGCGGGCAGCTTCGACCTCTCCTACCTGCGCTGCATCCCCGGCATCCTGGTGATGACGCCCAGCGACGAAGACGAGCTGCGCAAGCTGCTGACCACCGGCTACCTGTTCGAAGGCCCGGCGGCAGTGCGCTACCCGCGCGGCAGCGGCCCGAACACCCCGATCGAACCGGCGCTGGAGCCGGTGGAAATCGGCAAGGGCGTGGTTCGCCGCCGCGGCAGCGCCGGCAAGGTCGCCATCCTCGCCTTCGGCGTGCAGCTGGCCGAAGCCCTGCAGGTGGCCGAGCGCTTCGACGCGACCGTGGTCGACATGCGCTTCGTCAAACCGCTCGACGAAGCCCTGGTGCGTGAGCTGGCCGACAGCCACGAGTTGCTGGTGACCATCGAGGAGAACGCCGTGATGGGTGGCGCCGGCGCCGCCGTCAGCGAGTTCCTCGCCCACGAGAACCGCCAGCAGCCGATCCTCCACCTGGGCCTGCCGGACTACTACGTGGAGCACGCCAAGCCGAGCCAGATGCTTGCCGAGTGCGGCCTCGACGCGGCCGGCATCGAGCGCGCCATCGCCGAGCGCCTGGCGCAGCTGGGCTGA
- a CDS encoding LysR family transcriptional regulator: MLGNVSELDIRLIRVFLAVVEAGGISAAQGTLNTTQPTISAQLASLETRLGFRLCQRGRAGFALTPKGSQFVDAARRLLAAAEGFRVEVQQINRTLGGTLNIGLLGQIDPQANKRIALAIARLRARHRGLYFQFTELSSTFLEEKLINGHLDLAIGYFWHRLDTIDYLPLFRETQIAYCGAAHPLYPQAGGLNSEDVAGHEWVWPSHPLPEMPAPTALENLTALTDSMDGAALLILSGQHLGFLPQHYATKHVEQEQLRALNPDQLRYEVDFQAAMRRSARPGELVSAFLEELMEVFELQ; the protein is encoded by the coding sequence ATGCTGGGCAACGTATCGGAACTGGATATCCGCCTGATCCGCGTGTTTCTCGCGGTGGTCGAGGCCGGCGGCATCTCCGCCGCCCAGGGCACCCTAAACACCACCCAGCCGACCATCAGCGCGCAACTGGCCTCGCTGGAAACCCGCCTGGGCTTTCGCCTCTGCCAGCGCGGCCGCGCCGGCTTCGCCCTGACGCCCAAGGGCAGCCAGTTCGTCGACGCGGCGCGGCGCCTGCTGGCCGCCGCCGAAGGCTTCCGTGTCGAGGTGCAGCAGATCAACCGCACCTTGGGCGGCACCCTCAACATCGGCCTGCTCGGGCAGATCGACCCGCAGGCCAACAAGCGCATCGCCCTGGCCATCGCCCGCCTGCGCGCCCGCCACCGCGGCCTGTACTTCCAGTTCACCGAACTGTCCTCGACCTTCCTCGAGGAAAAGCTCATCAACGGCCACCTCGACCTCGCCATCGGCTACTTCTGGCATCGCCTCGACACCATCGACTACCTGCCGCTGTTCCGCGAAACCCAGATCGCCTACTGCGGCGCCGCCCACCCGCTCTACCCACAAGCCGGCGGGCTGAACAGCGAAGACGTGGCCGGACACGAATGGGTCTGGCCCAGCCACCCCCTGCCGGAAATGCCCGCCCCCACCGCCCTGGAAAACCTCACCGCCCTCACCGACAGCATGGACGGCGCCGCCCTGCTGATCCTCTCCGGCCAGCACCTGGGCTTCCTGCCGCAGCACTACGCGACCAAGCACGTCGAACAGGAACAACTGCGCGCCCTGAACCCCGACCAGCTGCGCTACGAAGTCGACTTCCAGGCCGCCATGCGCCGCTCCGCCCGGCCGGGCGAGCTGGTGAGCGCCTTCCTGGAAGAACTGATGGAAGTGTTCGAGCTGCAATAG
- the ispA gene encoding (2E,6E)-farnesyl diphosphate synthase encodes MISEYQARCQARVDAALDALFVAPRPELTRIYQAMRYSVVNGGKRVRPLLAYAACEALGGDIARADGAACAVELIHAYSLVHDDLPAMDDDDLRRGQPTTHIAFDEACAILAGDGLQALAFEVLGDAVRNPQDVDTRLAMVTALARAAGSAGMVGGQAIDLESVGRKIDQAALENMHRHKTGALIEASVRLGALASGNADTTRLDALSHYAKAIGLAFQVQDDILDVESDTATLGKTQGKDEANDKPTYPALLGLDAAKAYALGLRDQALAALEGFDANAEPLRQLARYIVERRS; translated from the coding sequence ATGATCAGCGAGTACCAGGCGCGCTGCCAGGCGCGTGTCGATGCCGCGCTCGACGCCCTTTTCGTTGCTCCCCGCCCCGAACTCACCCGCATCTACCAGGCCATGCGCTACAGCGTCGTGAATGGCGGCAAGCGCGTGCGCCCGCTGCTGGCCTATGCCGCCTGCGAGGCCCTGGGCGGTGACATCGCCCGTGCCGATGGCGCGGCTTGCGCGGTGGAGCTGATCCACGCCTATTCGCTGGTGCATGACGACCTGCCGGCGATGGACGACGACGACCTGCGCCGTGGCCAGCCGACCACGCACATCGCCTTCGACGAGGCCTGTGCGATCCTCGCTGGCGACGGCCTGCAGGCGCTGGCCTTCGAGGTGCTGGGCGATGCCGTGCGCAACCCGCAGGACGTCGATACGCGGCTGGCCATGGTCACCGCCCTGGCGCGTGCCGCCGGTTCTGCCGGGATGGTCGGCGGCCAGGCCATCGACCTCGAATCCGTGGGCCGCAAGATCGACCAGGCGGCGCTGGAGAACATGCACCGGCACAAGACCGGCGCGCTGATCGAAGCCAGCGTGCGCCTCGGCGCCCTGGCCAGCGGCAATGCCGATACCACCCGTCTGGATGCCCTCTCCCACTACGCCAAGGCCATCGGCCTGGCGTTCCAGGTGCAGGACGACATCCTCGACGTGGAGAGCGACACCGCCACCCTCGGCAAGACCCAGGGCAAGGACGAGGCGAACGACAAGCCTACCTACCCCGCGCTGCTCGGCCTCGACGCCGCCAAGGCCTATGCCCTGGGCCTGCGCGACCAGGCGCTGGCCGCGCTGGAAGGCTTCGACGCCAACGCCGAGCCACTGCGCCAGCTGGCCCGCTACATCGTCGAGCGACGCAGCTGA
- a CDS encoding TonB-dependent receptor domain-containing protein translates to MKLSRLALAVAVLPGASFAATDAEQAYKLPDMVITSARMAQPRDQATSANTVFTRDDIERLQARSVPELLQRVPGVQVSTAAGLISYSVRGSNTAQTLVLVDGQRIASASSGIARLDYLSIDNIERVEVTRGPRSSLYGADAIGGVIQIFTRRGETGLHPEVRLAAGNHGTFERSASLAGGDERTRFNLGASLDETQGWDMTRDNRGADSDDDGRRNKAVHLNLDHQLNDDWKAGFSLNDQRGDSEYDDAYSYAPGLPHDEFRVSSYSGYLEGQLTDMWSSRVELGRSYDRNKAVGAAEDWNNGSLETTRHSASWINRLQLDPRNQLALGADWYEDQVDGSTTFAEDSRENHAFFAQHSFKADAFSTELGLRHDDNQRYGTQNSWNGALTLPVGDKQSWIASYGEGFRAPTFSDLYYPGAGNPNLKAETSKTYELQWRGEFDGNHLDASIYRTEVDDLIAWDSTANQPENIAKARINGFEANWAREVYGWQANLGVAVIDPRDRDTGHTLPRRARRTLSLDLDRQFGAFGLGGSWRALSNSYADAANSEQLGGYGVLDVRGSWLFSESIRWDLKVQNLLDRDYAQATYQRPTDPAGFPTETFAYREAGRTALLALTWTPEL, encoded by the coding sequence ATGAAGCTTTCCCGTCTCGCCTTGGCCGTCGCCGTACTGCCCGGGGCTTCCTTCGCCGCGACCGATGCCGAGCAGGCCTACAAGCTGCCGGACATGGTCATCACCTCGGCGCGCATGGCGCAGCCGCGCGACCAGGCCACCTCGGCCAACACCGTGTTCACCCGCGACGACATCGAGCGCCTGCAGGCCCGCAGCGTGCCTGAGCTGCTGCAGCGCGTGCCGGGCGTGCAGGTGAGCACTGCCGCCGGGCTGATCAGCTACTCGGTGCGCGGCAGCAACACCGCGCAGACCCTGGTGCTGGTCGACGGCCAGCGCATCGCCTCGGCGAGCAGCGGCATCGCCCGCCTGGACTACCTGAGCATCGACAACATCGAGCGCGTCGAAGTGACCCGCGGTCCGCGCTCCTCGCTGTACGGCGCCGACGCCATCGGCGGGGTGATCCAGATCTTCACCCGTCGCGGCGAAACCGGCCTGCACCCGGAAGTACGCCTGGCGGCGGGCAACCACGGCACCTTCGAGCGCAGCGCCTCGCTGGCCGGTGGCGACGAGCGCACCCGCTTCAACCTCGGCGCCAGCCTCGACGAAACCCAGGGCTGGGACATGACCCGCGACAACCGCGGCGCCGACAGCGACGACGACGGCCGGCGCAACAAGGCCGTGCACCTGAACCTCGACCACCAGTTGAACGACGACTGGAAGGCCGGTTTCAGCCTCAACGACCAGCGCGGCGACAGCGAATACGACGACGCCTACAGCTACGCGCCGGGCCTGCCTCACGACGAGTTCCGTGTCAGCAGCTACAGCGGCTACCTCGAAGGCCAGCTCACCGACATGTGGAGCAGCCGCGTCGAACTGGGCCGCAGCTACGACCGCAACAAGGCGGTCGGCGCCGCCGAGGACTGGAACAACGGCAGCCTGGAAACCACCCGCCACTCGGCGAGCTGGATCAACCGCCTGCAGCTGGACCCGCGCAACCAACTGGCCCTGGGCGCCGACTGGTACGAAGACCAGGTCGACGGCAGCACCACGTTCGCCGAGGACAGCCGCGAGAACCACGCCTTCTTCGCCCAGCACAGCTTCAAGGCCGACGCCTTCTCCACTGAGCTGGGCCTGCGCCACGACGACAACCAGCGCTACGGCACGCAGAACAGCTGGAACGGCGCCCTGACCCTGCCGGTGGGCGACAAGCAGAGCTGGATCGCCAGCTACGGCGAGGGCTTCCGCGCGCCGACCTTCAGCGACCTCTACTACCCCGGCGCCGGCAACCCGAACCTCAAGGCCGAGACCTCGAAGACCTACGAGCTGCAATGGCGCGGCGAGTTCGACGGCAACCACCTGGACGCCTCGATCTACCGCACCGAGGTCGACGACCTGATCGCCTGGGACAGCACCGCCAACCAGCCGGAGAACATCGCCAAGGCGCGCATCAACGGCTTCGAGGCGAACTGGGCGCGTGAGGTCTACGGCTGGCAAGCCAACCTCGGCGTAGCGGTGATCGACCCGCGTGACCGCGACACCGGCCACACCCTGCCGCGCCGCGCCCGCCGCACCCTGAGCCTGGACCTGGACCGCCAGTTCGGCGCCTTCGGCCTGGGCGGCAGCTGGCGCGCGCTGAGCAACAGCTATGCAGACGCTGCGAACAGCGAACAGCTCGGCGGCTACGGCGTGCTGGATGTGCGCGGCAGCTGGCTGTTCAGCGAAAGCATCCGCTGGGACCTGAAGGTGCAGAACCTGCTGGACCGCGACTACGCCCAGGCAACCTACCAACGGCCAACCGACCCGGCAGGCTTCCCCACCGAAACCTTCGCCTACCGCGAAGCCGGCCGCACCGCGCTGCTGGCGCTGACCTGGACGCCGGAGCTGTAA
- a CDS encoding exodeoxyribonuclease VII small subunit — protein MARKKAVDFEQSLAELQTLVERLESGELSLEDSLGAFEQGIRLTRDCQSALSQAEQKVQILLERDGELSEAPFDSAGDEA, from the coding sequence ATGGCCCGCAAGAAAGCCGTCGATTTCGAGCAGTCCCTCGCTGAACTGCAAACCCTGGTGGAACGCCTGGAGAGTGGCGAGCTGTCCCTGGAGGATTCGCTCGGTGCCTTCGAGCAGGGCATCCGCCTGACCCGTGATTGCCAGTCGGCGCTCAGCCAGGCCGAGCAGAAGGTGCAGATCCTCCTGGAGCGCGATGGCGAGCTGAGCGAGGCGCCCTTCGATTCGGCGGGCGACGAAGCATGA
- a CDS encoding DNA-binding protein: MFNKERTSVWFEKQTGIDRYRWGNVRNGKARITDAEIEAVVELFPQYALWLVTGKIAPECGQTNPEYDEANQDNSNEKLEE, encoded by the coding sequence TTGTTCAACAAGGAACGGACAAGTGTCTGGTTTGAGAAGCAAACCGGAATTGATCGCTATCGGTGGGGAAATGTCAGAAACGGAAAAGCTCGAATCACAGATGCAGAGATAGAGGCTGTGGTGGAGCTATTTCCGCAGTACGCACTGTGGCTAGTCACTGGCAAGATCGCTCCGGAGTGCGGCCAAACTAATCCTGAATATGATGAGGCCAACCAAGACAACTCCAATGAAAAACTTGAAGAATAA
- a CDS encoding purine-cytosine permease family protein, which yields MSGSSHSARTAETGAGLAIEGHSIDYIPESERHARLSSQGPFWFLGNFHFFTISIGFVGPSLGLSALWTTLAGALGIMFGTLFMAFHGSQGPEMGLPQMIQSRAQFGYRGVVLALLATLFVFVGFNVVNVSLIMDGLRNVFGLEPIPVACAVIAVGALLSIYGHDLMHKAFKWALMLTLPLYTLVTVALMFGAGQADAPAAPTSPLGFSWVAFATQFAIAASYNISYAPYVSDYSRYLPKHTSRAKLIAAVFLGASLSGAWMIGLGAWLAQLLQASDALVALDRVGSSLLPGLGHVLVLVSVAGFLPVIALNTYSAMLTLLTGVDSVRRINPTPRARVLSILVITLVLLGCVLSIRGNGISILNTFLVLMLYFLVPWTAVNLVDYFGVRKGRYAIPHFFTPKGIYGAWQLRGIVAYVVGFVCMVPFFYIFDAAAGKEVFVGPVARMLDGVDIAWLVGLLVSGLTYYVLSRSLDLEAERRVVDAISERDILAMARQGGEQP from the coding sequence ATGTCTGGGTCCAGCCATTCCGCCCGCACCGCCGAAACCGGCGCCGGGCTGGCCATCGAAGGCCATTCCATCGACTACATCCCGGAGTCCGAGCGCCACGCCCGGCTCTCCAGCCAGGGGCCGTTCTGGTTCCTCGGCAACTTCCACTTCTTCACCATTTCCATCGGCTTCGTCGGGCCGAGCCTGGGGCTGTCCGCCCTGTGGACAACCCTCGCCGGCGCGCTGGGCATCATGTTCGGCACCTTGTTCATGGCCTTCCACGGCTCGCAGGGGCCGGAGATGGGCCTGCCGCAGATGATCCAGTCGCGCGCTCAGTTCGGTTATCGCGGGGTGGTGCTGGCGTTGCTGGCGACGCTCTTCGTGTTCGTCGGCTTCAACGTGGTGAACGTCTCGCTGATCATGGACGGCCTGCGCAACGTCTTCGGCCTCGAGCCGATCCCGGTGGCCTGCGCGGTGATCGCCGTGGGCGCGCTGCTGTCGATCTACGGCCACGACCTGATGCACAAGGCGTTCAAGTGGGCGCTGATGCTGACCCTGCCGCTCTACACGCTAGTGACGGTCGCGCTGATGTTCGGCGCCGGGCAGGCCGATGCGCCGGCCGCGCCGACGAGCCCCCTGGGCTTCAGCTGGGTCGCCTTCGCCACCCAGTTCGCCATCGCCGCGAGCTACAACATTTCCTACGCGCCTTATGTGTCGGACTACTCGCGCTACCTGCCCAAGCACACCAGTCGCGCCAAGCTGATCGCCGCTGTATTCCTCGGTGCTTCGCTGTCCGGTGCCTGGATGATCGGCCTGGGCGCCTGGCTGGCTCAGCTGCTGCAGGCGTCCGACGCCCTGGTGGCGCTGGACCGTGTGGGGTCCTCGCTGCTGCCGGGCCTCGGCCATGTGCTGGTGCTGGTTTCGGTGGCTGGCTTCCTGCCGGTGATCGCCCTCAATACCTATAGCGCCATGCTGACCCTGCTGACCGGCGTCGATTCGGTGCGCCGCATCAACCCCACGCCGCGTGCGCGGGTGCTGTCGATCCTGGTCATCACCCTGGTATTGCTGGGCTGCGTGCTGTCGATCCGCGGCAATGGCATTTCCATCCTCAACACCTTCCTGGTGCTGATGCTGTATTTCCTGGTGCCCTGGACCGCGGTGAACCTGGTGGACTACTTCGGCGTGCGCAAGGGCCGCTACGCGATCCCGCACTTCTTCACGCCCAAGGGCATCTACGGCGCCTGGCAGCTGCGCGGCATCGTCGCCTACGTGGTGGGCTTCGTCTGCATGGTCCCGTTCTTCTACATCTTCGATGCCGCCGCCGGTAAGGAAGTGTTCGTCGGCCCCGTGGCGCGGATGCTCGACGGCGTGGACATCGCCTGGCTGGTAGGCCTGCTGGTGTCGGGCCTGACCTACTACGTGCTCAGCCGCTCGCTGGACCTGGAAGCGGAGCGCCGCGTGGTCGACGCCATCAGCGAGCGCGACATCCTCGCCATGGCCCGCCAGGGCGGCGAGCAGCCTTGA
- a CDS encoding SOS response-associated peptidase, which translates to MCGRYVTPEEAEIERYWHIGSRNAGRWIRRGFNVAPTTLVPILRESVGGQLELLPARWGLIPFWWKEETPPRFSFNARSEEAASKPMWRQALHSTRCLMPAVGWYEWNERESVRNPAGRLVHQPYYIHPADDELLAFAGLWSVWQSPSGEEVLSCAMLTRAATPALEAIHTRMPVVLGREQQDAWLAPQLSPKEVAALVDKAGPALVGHRVSLLVNRQENDGVELIEPLPGDK; encoded by the coding sequence ATGTGCGGCCGCTACGTCACCCCCGAAGAAGCGGAAATCGAGCGCTACTGGCATATCGGTTCGCGCAATGCCGGGCGCTGGATTCGCCGGGGCTTCAATGTGGCGCCGACCACCCTCGTGCCCATCCTGCGCGAGAGCGTGGGCGGGCAACTGGAGCTGCTGCCGGCCCGCTGGGGCCTGATCCCCTTCTGGTGGAAGGAAGAAACGCCGCCGCGCTTCTCCTTCAATGCCCGCAGCGAAGAAGCGGCCAGCAAGCCCATGTGGCGCCAGGCCCTGCACAGCACCCGCTGCCTGATGCCCGCCGTGGGCTGGTACGAGTGGAACGAACGCGAAAGCGTGCGCAACCCCGCCGGCCGCTTGGTACACCAGCCGTACTACATCCACCCCGCCGACGACGAACTGCTGGCCTTCGCCGGGCTCTGGTCGGTATGGCAGAGCCCGAGCGGGGAAGAAGTGTTGTCCTGCGCCATGCTGACCCGCGCCGCCACGCCCGCCCTCGAAGCCATCCACACCCGCATGCCAGTGGTACTCGGCCGCGAGCAGCAAGACGCCTGGCTGGCGCCGCAGCTGTCGCCGAAGGAGGTCGCGGCCCTTGTGGATAAAGCCGGGCCGGCGCTCGTGGGGCATCGGGTCAGCTTGTTGGTGAATAGGCAGGAGAACGACGGGGTGGAATTGATCGAGCCGCTGCCGGGCGACAAATAG
- a CDS encoding restriction endonuclease: MSRRRKTTPIEALIELAALLPWWLGLILALAAYLLLHSYATAPAPVAQDLHQFGEQAGGMVLRSFAMVFQYIVPFALIIGAAASFFGRLKRKKLVADVANARESGRTVDGISWREFEQLVGEVFRRKGFSVTETGGNGPDGGVDLVLQMGSDKYLVQCKQWKAIKVGVTVIREFFGVMAAQGAAGGFVVTSGTYTEEAKNFAQGRNIQLVDGVLLKRWIANRSTTEPAAPANDKTAPTATLPAAPLCPLCSEVMTIRTAKRGSNVGGTFWGCSKFPVCRGVRGYEG, translated from the coding sequence ATGTCTCGCCGCCGCAAAACCACTCCCATCGAAGCCCTCATCGAACTCGCGGCCCTGCTGCCGTGGTGGTTGGGGCTGATCCTGGCGCTGGCCGCCTACCTGCTGTTGCACAGCTACGCGACTGCTCCGGCTCCCGTCGCCCAAGACCTACACCAATTCGGCGAGCAGGCCGGCGGCATGGTTTTGCGCAGCTTCGCCATGGTCTTCCAATACATCGTCCCGTTCGCCCTGATCATTGGCGCAGCCGCCTCCTTCTTCGGCCGCCTAAAGCGCAAGAAGCTGGTCGCCGACGTGGCCAACGCCCGCGAATCCGGCCGCACCGTAGACGGCATCAGCTGGCGCGAATTCGAGCAACTAGTGGGCGAAGTCTTCCGCCGCAAGGGCTTCAGCGTCACGGAAACCGGCGGCAACGGCCCGGACGGCGGCGTCGATCTGGTCCTGCAAATGGGCAGCGACAAGTACCTGGTCCAGTGCAAGCAATGGAAGGCCATCAAGGTTGGCGTGACGGTGATCCGCGAGTTCTTTGGCGTGATGGCAGCGCAGGGGGCGGCGGGTGGATTTGTCGTGACTTCCGGCACTTATACCGAGGAGGCCAAGAATTTTGCGCAGGGGCGGAATATTCAGTTGGTGGATGGGGTTTTGCTCAAGCGGTGGATTGCTAATCGATCTACAACTGAACCCGCTGCTCCAGCAAATGACAAAACGGCCCCTACAGCCACCCTGCCAGCTGCTCCTCTTTGCCCCCTGTGCAGTGAGGTGATGACGATCAGAACGGCAAAGCGTGGATCAAATGTTGGCGGGACGTTCTGGGGTTGCTCGAAGTTTCCTGTGTGTCGGGGAGTAAGGGGGTATGAAGGGTAA